One genomic window of Candidatus Nitrospira nitrificans includes the following:
- a CDS encoding peptidase MA family metallohydrolase codes for MYRRNIKHILLPLAAILALLIVYNLFLKPVLPPQTVRLTETIEPVAPPPTPPQSRSPEREAQSVRVLDHSVLPPTPHEGLLEAIRDEIEKHNLSFAETKLKALPPAVLSDATSRPFVAVLWNNLGLQQERLNGTQASAKLFKRAADLDDSNPVILMNLAHAYWEQRDRALNAEFLTKLMKVTPGEPFPHLAMADLLQEQDELQEAAKHLEQAADRARQDPGLQSYLAAVTTKVRRTQSVESRMTARSSTHFVVKFDGEEDQNTWTSALEILEEAYREIGQKFSHFPSKPIIVVLHAKASFQEATGSPTWADGLYDPTLGRIQIPTQGATTDRKWLAKVLRHEYIHALLHDRFGASSGALPTWLNEGLAMQLAGDAWPELDQAMSGNITVIPLTYLEGSWSALPADASTTAYAEANSAARYLIERWGMARVDELLNALQAKSSVAVAIQNKLFLSYEQFHRQWLESVEGSRS; via the coding sequence ATGTATCGCCGCAACATCAAACATATTCTGCTACCGCTTGCAGCCATCCTGGCTCTGCTGATTGTCTACAATCTATTCTTGAAGCCCGTCCTTCCACCACAGACAGTGCGGCTCACGGAAACCATCGAACCGGTCGCTCCTCCTCCCACTCCGCCACAGAGCAGGTCGCCCGAAAGGGAGGCACAATCGGTTCGCGTACTCGATCACAGCGTGCTTCCGCCGACCCCCCATGAGGGCCTATTGGAAGCCATTCGCGATGAGATCGAAAAACATAACTTGTCGTTCGCCGAAACGAAACTGAAAGCGCTCCCTCCGGCGGTCCTGTCGGATGCAACGTCCAGGCCTTTCGTCGCCGTCCTCTGGAACAATCTCGGGTTGCAGCAGGAACGACTCAATGGCACTCAGGCTTCAGCCAAATTGTTCAAGCGAGCTGCGGATCTTGACGACTCGAATCCCGTGATCCTCATGAATTTGGCCCATGCCTATTGGGAACAGCGGGACCGCGCGCTGAATGCAGAATTCCTGACGAAATTGATGAAGGTGACCCCGGGGGAACCGTTCCCCCACCTGGCCATGGCCGACTTGTTACAAGAGCAGGATGAGCTACAGGAAGCTGCGAAACACCTGGAGCAGGCGGCCGACCGAGCGCGCCAAGATCCGGGATTGCAGTCCTACCTCGCCGCCGTCACGACTAAAGTGCGCCGCACTCAGTCGGTTGAATCCCGCATGACCGCACGAAGCAGCACTCACTTCGTCGTGAAATTCGACGGTGAGGAAGACCAGAATACCTGGACTTCAGCGCTGGAGATTCTGGAAGAGGCCTATCGAGAGATCGGCCAGAAGTTCAGCCATTTCCCCTCAAAGCCGATCATCGTCGTCCTCCACGCCAAAGCTTCGTTTCAAGAAGCGACTGGGAGCCCGACCTGGGCCGATGGTCTCTATGACCCCACTCTTGGACGCATTCAGATTCCCACCCAAGGGGCGACGACGGATCGGAAGTGGTTGGCAAAAGTGCTTCGTCACGAATATATCCACGCGCTGCTTCATGATCGCTTCGGAGCAAGCAGCGGCGCGTTGCCGACCTGGCTGAACGAAGGCCTGGCCATGCAATTGGCCGGAGATGCATGGCCCGAGCTTGATCAGGCCATGAGCGGGAATATCACGGTCATCCCCTTAACGTATTTGGAAGGTTCTTGGAGCGCGCTGCCCGCCGATGCGTCAACAACGGCCTACGCAGAAGCCAATTCGGCCGCACGCTACTTGATCGAGCGATGGGGAATGGCCCGCGTCGATGAACTGTTGAACGCGTTACAAGCCAAATCATCCGTAGCCGTTGCGATTCAAAACAAACTATTTCTCTCCTACGAGCAGTTCCATCGGCAATGGCTCGAGAGCGTCGAAGGGAGCCGATCCTAA
- the recG gene encoding ATP-dependent DNA helicase RecG, with amino-acid sequence MQAPTESSPPTPLQEWLDRLARPIEFASRDDCAHLRTITNLSAFISSQVLSVLRQEVYSKAIEARLISLRDLFVDFHSGLPLDEQRRRLRAAAVLIKALRAVDQENLIRSKKSPTQASSHSNVTGAGRSDLWNLSIRFVKGVGPKRTNVLQRLQIATVEDALWTVPWRYEDRSVMTPIGNLVPGMSVSICGVIGSCEMKRTRNRRLSVMEVGVEDQSGRMQVVFFNQPYLEEMLTVGTRVMMSGRVLPGRQGWVIPRMDVAQYEIIGEDTESTLHVGRIVPIYHETKGWTSRQMRMLVRNLLADHGREIADHLPMSLRARRRLIPIHEALQDVHFPKTGTALQLLERGKTPAHRRLAFEELLLLQLALANRHRAVHDEPKELRFNPRTPLLEQLGRLLPFRLTTAQDRVIREIFQDMISARPMNRLVQGDVGSGKTAVALHALVMACGSGYQAALMAPTEILAEQHYRNLSGTLQALGLRATLVRGGEKASVKKTQAAQLAAGDVHVAIGTHALIQQGLRFKNLGLVVVDEQHKFGVLQRKTLIEKGYKPDVLVLTATPIPRTLAMTVYGDLDVSVIDALPPGRKPVRTFLFHDAQRRRAYHMVRDELRAERQAYVVYPLVEESEKIDLQAAIQGAEQLQNGELSEFRVGLLHGRMKAAEKEAVMADFKAGTTQVLVATTVIEVGVDVPNATVILIEHAERFGLAQLHQLRGRVGRGSQQAYCLLMARHLGRGRTQSRGVAMGSEESVSTARERLEALVRSHDGFVIAEDDLRIRGPGEFFGLRQWGMPEFRVANLVRDGDLLQQARQEAFTLLKSDPGLKEPDHRELREAMLRKWEKKLELGSVS; translated from the coding sequence ATGCAGGCTCCCACGGAATCGAGTCCGCCCACGCCGCTTCAGGAGTGGTTGGACCGCCTCGCGCGCCCGATCGAGTTTGCGAGCCGAGACGACTGTGCCCACCTCAGGACCATCACCAATCTGAGCGCATTTATCTCGTCTCAAGTTTTATCGGTTCTTCGTCAAGAAGTGTACTCCAAGGCGATTGAAGCCCGTCTGATTTCATTGCGGGATCTCTTCGTCGATTTTCACTCGGGGTTGCCGCTTGATGAGCAGCGTCGACGACTGCGGGCGGCGGCGGTGCTCATTAAGGCGCTTCGAGCCGTTGATCAAGAGAATCTCATCCGGTCGAAGAAGTCGCCAACGCAGGCTTCCAGTCACTCCAATGTGACGGGCGCCGGCAGATCCGATCTCTGGAATCTTTCTATCCGGTTCGTCAAAGGCGTCGGGCCGAAACGCACCAATGTGTTGCAACGATTGCAGATTGCGACGGTGGAGGATGCGCTCTGGACCGTCCCGTGGCGCTATGAAGACCGATCGGTCATGACACCGATCGGAAATCTCGTTCCGGGGATGAGTGTCTCGATTTGTGGGGTGATCGGATCATGCGAGATGAAACGAACAAGGAATCGGCGGTTGAGTGTCATGGAAGTCGGCGTCGAAGATCAGTCCGGGCGAATGCAAGTGGTCTTCTTCAATCAGCCGTATTTGGAGGAGATGCTGACGGTCGGGACTCGCGTGATGATGAGCGGGCGGGTGCTCCCGGGTCGCCAGGGATGGGTGATCCCGCGAATGGATGTCGCGCAATATGAAATCATCGGAGAAGACACTGAATCGACGTTGCATGTCGGTCGAATCGTTCCGATCTATCATGAGACCAAGGGATGGACGTCTCGTCAGATGCGGATGTTGGTGAGGAATCTGTTGGCAGACCATGGGCGGGAGATCGCAGACCATTTGCCCATGTCGCTTCGAGCGCGGCGGCGGCTGATTCCGATCCATGAAGCGCTGCAAGATGTTCATTTTCCCAAGACCGGCACGGCTCTTCAGCTTCTGGAACGAGGGAAGACGCCGGCGCACCGGCGTCTGGCGTTCGAAGAACTCCTATTGCTCCAATTGGCCTTGGCGAACAGGCATCGAGCGGTGCACGACGAGCCGAAGGAATTGCGGTTCAACCCGCGGACACCTCTCTTAGAACAACTCGGCCGTCTCTTGCCGTTTCGCTTGACGACGGCGCAGGATCGGGTCATCCGCGAAATATTTCAGGACATGATTTCGGCGCGTCCCATGAATCGTCTGGTGCAAGGCGATGTGGGATCCGGGAAAACGGCGGTCGCCTTGCATGCGCTGGTAATGGCCTGCGGTTCCGGCTATCAGGCTGCGCTGATGGCGCCGACCGAAATTCTGGCGGAGCAGCACTATCGCAACCTGTCGGGAACATTGCAGGCCTTGGGGCTCCGCGCCACCCTCGTGCGTGGAGGAGAGAAAGCCTCGGTGAAGAAGACACAGGCTGCGCAGCTGGCGGCGGGTGACGTTCATGTCGCGATCGGAACTCACGCCCTCATTCAACAGGGGCTGAGATTCAAGAACTTGGGGTTGGTGGTGGTCGATGAGCAGCATAAGTTCGGTGTCCTGCAGCGAAAGACCTTGATCGAGAAGGGCTATAAGCCTGACGTCCTTGTCCTGACGGCCACGCCCATTCCTCGCACATTGGCGATGACGGTGTATGGTGATCTTGATGTCTCGGTGATCGATGCCTTGCCGCCGGGGCGAAAGCCGGTGCGGACATTTCTTTTTCACGACGCGCAACGACGGCGTGCCTATCACATGGTGCGTGACGAATTGCGCGCCGAGCGGCAGGCGTATGTGGTCTATCCGCTGGTGGAAGAATCGGAGAAGATCGATCTTCAAGCAGCGATTCAGGGAGCCGAACAGTTGCAGAACGGGGAATTGTCGGAATTCCGTGTCGGTCTGCTGCATGGGCGCATGAAAGCGGCGGAAAAAGAAGCGGTGATGGCCGACTTTAAGGCCGGCACGACCCAGGTATTGGTCGCGACGACGGTGATCGAAGTCGGGGTCGATGTGCCGAATGCCACGGTCATCTTGATCGAACATGCCGAGCGGTTCGGCCTCGCGCAACTGCATCAGTTGCGCGGCCGGGTTGGGCGGGGCAGTCAGCAAGCCTATTGCCTTTTGATGGCCCGGCATCTGGGACGAGGAAGGACGCAGTCGAGAGGAGTTGCGATGGGAAGTGAGGAGTCGGTATCCACGGCAAGGGAACGGCTGGAGGCGCTGGTCCGGTCACACGATGGATTCGTGATTGCCGAAGACGATTTGCGGATCAGAGGTCCTGGAGAGTTCTTTGGATTGCGACAATGGGGGATGCCGGAGTTTCGTGTGGCGAATCTGGTGCGAGACGGTGATCTGTTGCAGCAGGCCAGGCAGGAGGCTTTTACGTTGCTGAAGTCGGACCCAGGATTGAAAGAGCCGGACCATCGGGAATTGCGAGAGGCCATGCTGCGCAAGTGGGAGAAAAAGTTGGAGTTGGGTTCAGTGAGTTGA
- a CDS encoding Ppx/GppA phosphatase family protein, which translates to MTASRQHTRRFAGIDLGTLTCRLLIADLASGHPLTELRSDRRILRLGEGVDQTKRLSPVAMDRVIHCLEEWRTIINSYHVEAISVVATSAVRDAANRDEFVERVKRETGFDVEVIAGDEEARRTLLGIRSGLPAGVTDILALDIGGGSTEFILDRSGQKRVIRSIDVGVVRLCERLLHHDPPTDEEVRQAREWVARETKAAVAGIGNYRQATFVGTAGTITSLAAMAQKLSTYEPSRIHNYRLKLETIRELEETLLSRTKAERVGLPGLEKNREEVIAAGAIIIRTIMETLVQKECLVSHLGLREGVLIELAMRSHFT; encoded by the coding sequence ATGACCGCGTCGCGTCAGCACACGCGACGATTCGCCGGCATCGATCTCGGAACCCTCACCTGTCGCTTGTTGATCGCAGATCTAGCCTCTGGGCATCCCCTCACAGAACTTCGCTCAGACCGACGCATCCTCCGCTTAGGAGAAGGCGTCGATCAGACCAAACGGCTGAGCCCAGTCGCGATGGATCGGGTCATCCACTGTCTAGAGGAATGGCGGACTATCATCAACAGTTATCACGTCGAGGCGATCTCGGTTGTGGCGACGAGCGCCGTCCGAGACGCTGCGAATCGAGATGAGTTTGTTGAACGGGTCAAACGAGAAACCGGCTTCGATGTGGAAGTCATCGCGGGCGATGAAGAAGCGCGGCGGACGTTGCTCGGTATTCGCTCCGGCTTGCCTGCTGGAGTGACGGACATCCTTGCATTGGATATCGGTGGAGGCAGTACTGAGTTTATTCTGGATCGGTCAGGTCAGAAGCGTGTCATTCGATCGATTGATGTCGGAGTCGTCCGTCTTTGCGAGCGGCTCTTACATCACGACCCACCGACTGATGAGGAAGTGCGACAAGCACGTGAGTGGGTTGCCAGAGAAACGAAAGCGGCTGTTGCTGGCATAGGTAACTATCGTCAGGCGACGTTCGTCGGCACCGCCGGCACAATTACCAGCCTTGCCGCCATGGCTCAGAAGCTTTCCACCTATGAGCCGTCACGCATTCATAATTACCGGTTAAAGCTGGAAACGATCCGAGAACTGGAGGAGACGCTTCTCAGCAGAACGAAGGCCGAGCGTGTTGGCTTGCCAGGCTTGGAGAAGAACCGTGAAGAAGTCATCGCCGCCGGGGCGATCATCATTCGGACAATCATGGAGACGCTGGTCCAGAAAGAATGTCTGGTGAGCCATCTGGGGTTGAGGGAAGGAGTGCTGATTGAGTTGGCGATGAGAAGCCACTTTACTTAA
- a CDS encoding formylglycine-generating enzyme family protein, protein MDTRNKKRFNGLLVALLTLAGCGSGQYYFSKPGFSQQQYEQDKYECLRSAQQPMLISPAPGMSAGGMATNNEIYLACFRAKGYTVQSEGEREQIARAEERAFHEQLQQRARERQLREEAARKERQSLLAEKQRFEEEKSRQVQVKPNREKQVYGSEYTEKDVPVVLVPNGEFLYGMDNQRITLSDFYMDIFEVTTRLYAVFMQETGRGKPEHWRDVRPELDGDKPVIGVEWSDADAYCRYYGKRLPTEQEWEKAARGTDGRMYPWGNSEPNKSLANYDGQFCLIFCNVYAEKLKSVGSYAEGRSPYGLYDMAGNAWEWVEEKTLRGGSWISNTYTSGLGLQSAFQLGEITRTYGRRYLLGFRCVKDVR, encoded by the coding sequence ATGGATACGAGAAATAAAAAGCGCTTTAATGGTTTGCTAGTTGCTCTGCTGACTCTTGCTGGCTGTGGGAGTGGTCAATATTATTTCTCCAAGCCGGGCTTTTCTCAGCAGCAATACGAGCAAGACAAGTATGAATGTCTCCGGTCAGCCCAACAGCCGATGCTCATCAGTCCCGCACCTGGTATGTCGGCGGGAGGAATGGCTACAAACAACGAGATCTATCTGGCCTGTTTCAGGGCTAAAGGGTACACCGTGCAGAGTGAAGGAGAGCGTGAGCAAATTGCGCGTGCAGAGGAGCGTGCATTTCATGAACAGCTGCAGCAGAGGGCGCGTGAAAGGCAGTTGCGGGAGGAGGCGGCACGGAAGGAAAGGCAATCCTTATTGGCTGAAAAGCAACGGTTTGAGGAGGAAAAGTCTCGCCAAGTTCAGGTTAAGCCGAACCGTGAGAAGCAAGTATATGGTTCAGAATATACAGAGAAAGACGTGCCGGTGGTTCTAGTTCCAAATGGCGAATTTCTCTACGGAATGGATAATCAACGAATCACGTTGTCTGATTTCTATATGGATATTTTCGAAGTGACGACGCGGCTCTATGCTGTGTTTATGCAGGAGACTGGCCGTGGCAAGCCTGAACATTGGAGAGACGTGAGGCCAGAGCTTGATGGGGACAAGCCCGTCATTGGCGTAGAGTGGTCAGACGCAGATGCCTATTGTCGCTACTATGGAAAACGGCTTCCGACCGAGCAGGAATGGGAAAAGGCAGCACGGGGGACAGATGGGCGGATGTATCCTTGGGGGAATTCGGAGCCCAATAAGAGTCTTGCCAACTACGATGGGCAGTTTTGTCTTATCTTCTGTAACGTTTATGCCGAGAAGCTTAAATCGGTTGGCAGTTATGCTGAGGGGCGAAGCCCCTACGGCCTTTACGACATGGCTGGTAATGCATGGGAGTGGGTTGAAGAAAAGACACTTCGAGGGGGATCATGGATTAGTAATACATATACGTCAGGGCTTGGTTTGCAATCCGCATTCCAATTAGGAGAAATCACGAGGACGTATGGGCGGCGATATCTACTTGGCTTTCGCTGTGTGAAGGATGTCCGTTAG
- a CDS encoding IS3 family transposase (programmed frameshift), with amino-acid sequence MSSKTRRSYTEAFKEEAVRLVRESGHPVAQVARDLGIADHLLYRWRAEQQQAEGCGQTRHSLRAEQAELIQLRRENAILKQERDFLKRGGGVLREGVAMRYRVIHEHDRRYPIRLMCRVLAVSAAGYYAWRSRPESARSIQTRILRSAIRVIHQESRETYGSPRIWDALVKQGHRVGEHRVARLMRQDGIRAKTVTKWRATTQSQHQFPVAANTLDRAFTVEAPNRVWAGDLTYVWTREGWLYLAVLLDLYSRRVVGWAMGQRLTGELAEQALLMAVMNRIPRVGLLHHSDRGSQYAATSYQHRLAEYGLIPSMSRKGNCWDNACVESFFGTLKRELGYHRHYATRDEAKKEIFEYIEGFYNRQRRHSTLGYHSPAEYEARAAVA; translated from the exons ATGAGCTCGAAGACACGACGGTCGTATACGGAGGCGTTCAAAGAAGAAGCGGTGCGCTTAGTCCGGGAGTCAGGACATCCCGTTGCACAGGTGGCGCGGGATCTGGGGATTGCGGACCATCTCCTCTACCGGTGGCGCGCGGAGCAACAGCAGGCTGAGGGGTGTGGACAGACCCGGCACTCTCTCCGGGCCGAACAGGCGGAACTGATCCAGCTCCGGCGTGAAAATGCTATTTTGAAGCAGGAGCGGGATTTTTTAAAACGTG GCGGCGGCGTTCTTCGCGAAGGAGTCGCGATGAGATACCGCGTGATCCACGAACACGACCGTCGCTATCCGATCCGCTTAATGTGCCGTGTCCTCGCCGTCTCGGCAGCGGGCTATTACGCGTGGCGATCACGGCCTGAAAGTGCCCGGTCCATCCAGACGCGTATACTGCGCTCAGCCATTCGGGTGATCCACCAGGAGTCGCGGGAAACGTACGGCAGTCCCCGGATCTGGGACGCCTTAGTCAAACAGGGGCACCGCGTTGGCGAGCATCGCGTCGCTCGGCTCATGCGCCAAGACGGTATTCGGGCGAAGACCGTGACGAAGTGGCGCGCCACCACCCAGTCCCAGCATCAGTTCCCGGTGGCCGCGAATACTCTGGATCGGGCCTTCACGGTTGAAGCTCCTAATCGAGTGTGGGCCGGAGACCTGACCTACGTCTGGACACGGGAGGGCTGGCTCTATCTGGCGGTTCTACTCGATCTGTATTCACGCCGGGTGGTCGGCTGGGCGATGGGCCAGCGATTAACGGGTGAGTTGGCGGAGCAGGCCCTCCTGATGGCCGTGATGAACCGAATTCCCAGGGTAGGGCTCCTGCACCATTCGGACCGCGGCAGTCAGTATGCCGCGACGAGCTACCAGCACCGACTCGCTGAGTATGGCCTTATTCCCAGTATGAGCCGCAAAGGCAACTGCTGGGACAACGCGTGCGTCGAAAGTTTCTTTGGAACGCTCAAGCGGGAGCTCGGGTACCATCGGCACTATGCCACCCGAGACGAAGCCAAGAAGGAGATCTTCGAATACATCGAGGGGTTCTACAATCGGCAGCGTCGGCACTCAACCCTCGGCTATCACTCCCCAGCTGAGTATGAAGCGCGGGCAGCAGTCGCGTAA
- a CDS encoding nucleotidyltransferase domain-containing protein has translation MKRTQYRIQPQTREALARRLAEELEKEPSIRFSYLHGSVLDSDTVHDVDVGLYLREPEAATSAATVVDLSNRLTALVGMPVDVRLLNEAPLSFVYHVLRGRLLVCRDEECLTETLEDVARRYLDLAPLLRQGTKDAFAA, from the coding sequence ATGAAACGCACACAATACCGGATTCAGCCGCAGACGCGTGAAGCGCTCGCTCGTCGTCTAGCAGAAGAACTGGAGAAGGAACCCTCGATCCGGTTTAGCTATCTCCATGGATCGGTGCTGGATTCTGATACCGTGCATGATGTGGATGTTGGCCTCTATCTTCGTGAGCCCGAGGCCGCAACTAGCGCAGCGACTGTCGTAGATCTTTCTAATCGCCTCACTGCTCTTGTCGGGATGCCGGTGGATGTTCGCCTGCTGAATGAGGCGCCGCTGTCGTTTGTGTATCATGTTCTACGTGGGCGTCTGCTTGTCTGCCGGGATGAAGAGTGCCTGACCGAGACGCTGGAAGACGTTGCTCGGCGCTATCTCGACCTTGCGCCGTTGCTCCGGCAGGGCACCAAGGACGCTTTTGCGGCATGA
- the hepT gene encoding type VII toxin-antitoxin system HepT family RNase toxin: protein MSLNPDLIRARCAEIDSSLVRLEEFRCLSREQFLSNQDALDVACYRLLVAIESALALCFHVSAKRLHQVPEEYAGCFVALEQAGLIPGDLSCRLQQMARFRNLLVHVYWKIDYGQVYDIIATRLDDLRAFRTAIAGLV from the coding sequence ATGAGCCTCAATCCGGATCTCATCCGTGCGCGATGCGCTGAAATCGATTCGTCATTGGTTCGCCTCGAAGAGTTCCGCTGTCTCTCCCGGGAGCAATTTCTTTCCAACCAAGATGCTCTCGATGTTGCCTGCTATCGTTTGCTGGTTGCCATTGAGTCGGCATTGGCTCTTTGCTTTCATGTCTCGGCGAAACGGTTGCATCAAGTTCCGGAGGAGTATGCCGGTTGTTTCGTCGCTCTGGAGCAAGCCGGGCTCATCCCCGGAGACCTCTCATGCCGTCTACAGCAGATGGCGCGATTCAGGAATCTGCTCGTGCATGTGTACTGGAAGATTGATTACGGGCAGGTGTATGACATCATTGCGACACGCCTCGACGATCTTCGTGCATTCCGTACAGCCATAGCCGGGTTGGTTTAA
- a CDS encoding class I SAM-dependent methyltransferase gives MKSAAAVHPPRNLAGEVLSLLAWHMPDLVAYHHHSDEWWFAPLDDNLPLIRLNRTGLDMLKAMNGHATVGMLVEQYGTKVCGPDGQPGSWHLERWATPNYSLCYFGTDQPGGHRHNAKWDILLQQIREGWSGQEGFEGEEHLEAFHHHELAQRQEDDSHFDLIETTVSHLFREPSEALSGLTYGRLLMRQLRRLGWFSPKPKVLLEIGGGLGYLAQELGKDLLPFEKQGITYLSLDITQPFLTLQVTRAKAGGWNASGTRANAESLPFADQSVDLAIDNENMADMTPVQLSRKELTCGVGETAPHQEALDWIRRLRLPIESHSPESVIFNLGPIRFVAELWRVLKPGGRAFLTEFGIEQGWPSPVKLPGHTEYEVQYSHLRQAVRWLGFQERYLSLPQFLGLKPDTKVLCTGAAYTIQRFCQAINQSFSVRAYTEKELQQTLGDMLPKLQGLHYHDLADPAWFGLQDFKVLLLEKPGGAPKAQFTENNGYRWYSQK, from the coding sequence ATGAAATCCGCTGCCGCTGTCCATCCTCCTCGAAACCTCGCTGGAGAGGTCCTGAGCCTCCTGGCCTGGCACATGCCCGACCTCGTCGCCTATCATCATCACTCAGACGAATGGTGGTTTGCCCCGCTTGATGACAACCTGCCGCTCATCCGGCTGAACCGCACCGGCCTGGACATGCTCAAGGCCATGAACGGCCATGCGACGGTCGGTATGCTCGTTGAACAATACGGCACAAAGGTGTGCGGGCCGGACGGACAACCAGGGTCCTGGCACCTTGAACGATGGGCCACGCCCAACTATTCCCTCTGCTATTTCGGAACGGACCAGCCGGGGGGCCATCGACACAATGCCAAGTGGGATATCCTGCTCCAACAGATCCGCGAAGGCTGGTCGGGACAAGAAGGGTTCGAGGGCGAGGAGCATCTGGAAGCATTCCACCATCACGAGCTTGCCCAAAGGCAAGAAGATGACAGTCATTTCGACCTGATTGAAACCACCGTCTCACATCTCTTCCGTGAACCGAGCGAAGCACTGAGCGGCTTGACCTACGGGCGGCTCCTCATGCGGCAACTGCGTCGTCTCGGCTGGTTCAGTCCCAAACCCAAAGTCCTCCTGGAAATCGGCGGGGGACTGGGCTATCTCGCGCAGGAACTCGGCAAGGATCTGTTGCCCTTCGAAAAGCAGGGCATCACCTACCTGTCACTCGACATCACGCAACCATTCCTCACGCTCCAAGTTACTCGAGCCAAAGCCGGTGGGTGGAATGCCTCCGGCACCAGGGCCAATGCCGAATCGCTCCCGTTTGCCGATCAGTCGGTCGATCTGGCGATCGACAATGAGAACATGGCGGACATGACTCCGGTGCAACTGAGTAGAAAGGAACTGACTTGTGGGGTCGGTGAGACGGCACCGCACCAAGAAGCGCTGGATTGGATCAGACGGCTTCGTCTTCCGATCGAATCTCACTCGCCTGAATCGGTGATCTTTAACTTGGGACCGATTCGCTTCGTCGCCGAGCTGTGGCGAGTGCTGAAGCCGGGCGGTCGGGCCTTTCTCACCGAATTCGGCATTGAGCAGGGATGGCCCTCGCCCGTGAAACTGCCGGGACATACGGAATACGAGGTCCAATACAGCCACCTGCGGCAAGCGGTCCGCTGGCTCGGTTTTCAGGAGCGGTATTTGTCTCTTCCACAATTCCTAGGACTCAAGCCGGACACGAAAGTCCTCTGCACCGGCGCCGCCTACACCATCCAGCGATTCTGTCAGGCGATCAACCAATCCTTCTCCGTGCGCGCCTATACAGAGAAGGAGTTGCAACAGACCTTGGGTGACATGCTTCCCAAACTGCAAGGCCTCCACTATCACGACCTCGCCGATCCTGCTTGGTTCGGACTCCAAGATTTTAAGGTGCTGTTGCTGGAAAAACCCGGCGGTGCGCCGAAAGCCCAATTCACCGAGAACAACGGTTATCGGTGGTATTCGCAGAAGTAA
- a CDS encoding cupredoxin domain-containing protein yields the protein MNRVLIVTLALGIGAITGEPVPDLFPATQILMENGSPYYIPAVATVASGTPVRWDNPTPTHHTVTHNDCTKDDRPCLFDSGTVAPGGHFTVPGLPAGRYLYHCGIHPIMRGQLVVTDDPSTPSQL from the coding sequence GTGAACCGCGTGCTCATCGTGACGCTGGCTCTCGGGATCGGAGCCATTACAGGTGAGCCGGTCCCGGACCTCTTCCCAGCCACACAGATTCTCATGGAGAACGGATCGCCTTATTACATTCCTGCCGTCGCCACGGTGGCGAGCGGCACACCCGTTCGCTGGGATAATCCGACACCCACCCACCATACCGTCACCCACAACGACTGCACGAAGGATGATCGGCCATGCCTGTTCGATTCAGGGACCGTGGCCCCGGGAGGACACTTTACTGTGCCGGGCTTGCCGGCCGGCCGATACCTCTATCACTGCGGTATCCATCCCATCATGCGAGGCCAGCTGGTCGTGACTGACGATCCTTCAACCCCGTCTCAGTTGTAA